The sequence CATCCCTTCGGTTTCATGCGCAAACGCCTTCAGCGCGACCTGGTGCGTCGTCGCAATAGTGAAAGCCCCGGCCTTCGTGAGTTGTGAAAGGATGACGGCTGCCAATGCCCCCCCCTCGGCCGGATCGGTTCCCGCTCCTATTTCATCGATAAGGATCAAGCTGTGATCGTCGGCAGCGCCGAGGACGTTGCGGAGCATGGTGACATGAGAGCTGAACGTACTGAGGTCGTTTTCAATGGATTGGTCGTCCCCGATGTCAACATAAAGCTTTTCAAACAAAGGAAATTCAGATTCAGGTGAAGCGGGGATGTGAAGGCCGGATTGCAGCATTAGTACGAGCATTCCCACGGTTTTCATCGCCACGCTCTTTCCGCCGGCGTTGGGGCCGGTGATCAGTAAAGTAGTATAGCCGTTTCCAATCTCAAGAGACAAAGGAACGATTCTCTCACGGGGATGGTGTAAAAGGAGAATCGGGTGTCTCCCTTCGACTATTTTTAGCGATCCAATTTCTTTTAGGAATGGCTTATTTCCTTTTATTTCAGTGGAGTATTTGGCTTTAGCATAGGTTAAATCTAGAAGACTTAAAGTGTCAAGGCTTTTTAAGATCTCGGAAGCGGCTTCGCGCACTTGGAGCGTCAGCTGGCGGAGGATCTTCTCTATCTCGCGTTGTTCTCTAAAATGGAGCTCTCGAATCTCATTATTGAGGGATAAGGTTTCGGCCGGCTCGATGAAAACGGTCGAACCGGACGCCGATGAGCTATGGATGAATCCGGGAACGCTGTGCTTCTGTTCTGCCTTGACGGGAATGACCATCCTTCCATCGCGCGTTGTAATAATATCTTCCTGGGTAAGGCCTTGCTCGGAAGTATTCTTTAAGATCTTTTCCAGCTGTTTCTTCAGCACAGCATACAAGGAAACCAGGTCGCTTCGAATAGCTCTCAATTCTTTACTTGCTGAATCTTTGATATTTCCGTTCTCATCAATGGCTTGAGTGATGTTGTATTCAAGCACTTTATTGGTGACAATCTCGTCGGAGAAAGAAGATAGTTCGGAGTATGACTCTTTCCTTTTCTGGATGAATGACTTAATATTGCGAGAAGCAAGGAGAGTCAAAGCGATCGGATAGAGGTCTGAAGGAGGAAGTACGCTGTTTTCAACGCTGGCGCGTTGGAGAGGTTCGCGGATGTCCCGCAACCCGTCGATCGGAAACGGATCATCGCTTGCGAGCAATCTTTTCATCTCATCGACGCGATTCAGTTCCCGTGCAACTACAACCATATTGCCGGTCGGGACGATGTGCTCCGCCGCATGCCTTCCCAGATCGGATGAAGCATAGGCTGCCACGCGGCCGAGTATTTTCTTAAATTCGAGTTTTTCGGCAGCGGCCTGAAATTCGGTCATTGACTTGGCGGTGCCGATCTATGGGGGGAGAGTTTCTTCACCGAATGTATTATCTCCTGGTAGAAGTCTTCCGATTCGGGGAACAAGGTATTGACGCTGTCAAAGATTCGGGGGGCTAAGTTTTTCATCGGCTTGTACAGCAACGACTCCGATCGAGTTTCCGCCGAGGGGAATTGCAAATAGATACTTGAGAAGATCAGGATCAAGCTTAGAAAAATCCCCCCCTCGACAAGGCCCATGAGCAGCCCCCCTATCCGGTTCCAGGTTCCTTCGGCGAGTTTCTTGATGGCGATCTTATAGACTATCGCCTGCGCGATCATGATGCCAAGCACAATGATAACGAATGAGAGGGTCGTGCTCACGCCGGAGGAGATTCCGGACGGAACAAGCACCATCTCGCCGAACGACGATGCGTATTTGGTCGCAAGGACAAGGGAGAC is a genomic window of Bacteroidota bacterium containing:
- a CDS encoding endonuclease MutS2, with the protein product MTEFQAAAEKLEFKKILGRVAAYASSDLGRHAAEHIVPTGNMVVVARELNRVDEMKRLLASDDPFPIDGLRDIREPLQRASVENSVLPPSDLYPIALTLLASRNIKSFIQKRKESYSELSSFSDEIVTNKVLEYNITQAIDENGNIKDSASKELRAIRSDLVSLYAVLKKQLEKILKNTSEQGLTQEDIITTRDGRMVIPVKAEQKHSVPGFIHSSSASGSTVFIEPAETLSLNNEIRELHFREQREIEKILRQLTLQVREAASEILKSLDTLSLLDLTYAKAKYSTEIKGNKPFLKEIGSLKIVEGRHPILLLHHPRERIVPLSLEIGNGYTTLLITGPNAGGKSVAMKTVGMLVLMLQSGLHIPASPESEFPLFEKLYVDIGDDQSIENDLSTFSSHVTMLRNVLGAADDHSLILIDEIGAGTDPAEGGALAAVILSQLTKAGAFTIATTHQVALKAFAHETEGMENAAMEFDQTTLTPTFNFRFGVPGSSYALEIARRLGVPPPLISEAEKMAGEQKSRLEKLVVDLESRSQMLSKELAELDLEKLKYNQLVDNYESKLKGLKEEIRLIKLKAVEEAKEITSKANSIIENSIKEIRQHQADKGSIVESKRELKMLNDEIRAVETSLHEIHSDAPEFEEGKTLSKGSVVKLKSNSQIGEVLQPPDANGVLQVAFDSLKLKIHVNDVIPIKKPATKPQSFTPIFLGGEAKREIDVRGLYGEEALQAVDKFIDNAVVTGLHRIDIIHGKGSGALRKKIASFLKADSRIKSHHFGEWNEGGMGVTVVDLKSE
- a CDS encoding CvpA family protein — its product is VSLVLATKYASSFGEMVLVPSGISSGVSTTLSFVIIVLGIMIAQAIVYKIAIKKLAEGTWNRIGGLLMGLVEGGIFLSLILIFSSIYLQFPSAETRSESLLYKPMKNLAPRIFDSVNTLFPESEDFYQEIIHSVKKLSPHRSAPPSQ